From the genome of Acropora palmata chromosome 4, jaAcrPala1.3, whole genome shotgun sequence, one region includes:
- the LOC141878579 gene encoding ras-related protein Rab-30-like yields MLFVSEREMEDYSYLFKIILIGDANVGKTCLVKRFAKGFFTPSQGPTIGVDFTIRTVEVDGERVKLQVWDTAGQERFRSITQSYYHNADGVVIAYDITSPKSFESIEQWLEDVRRFTSKEVVVYLVGNKCDLHQQRQIDLRNAEEIAKKEKCVAMETSAKEADNVDNLFMSLATQLKRRLKSEDTQNRVPEPAVDGQAAGVTLSGHNICSRGPMSCCRV; encoded by the exons ATGCTCTTCGTCTCCGAAAGGGAAATGGAAGACTACAGCTATTTGTTCAAAATTATACTGATTGGTGATGCAAACGTAGGAAAAACGTGCTTGGTAAAAAGATTTGCGAAAGGATTTTTTACTCCATCCCAAGGACCTACTATCGGTGTGGATTTCACTATAAGAACAGTGGAAGTAGATGGAGAAAGAGTGAAG CTACAAGTGTGGGACACAGCTGGCCAGGAACGGTTTCGCTCCATCACTCAAAGTTATTATCACAATGCTGATGGTGTTGTTATAGCATATGATATAACTAGCCCAAAATCATTTGAAAGCATTGAACAGTGGCTCGAGGATGTTCGTAGATTTACCAGTAAGGAAGTGGTCGTGTACTTAGTGGGAAACAAATGTGACCTTCATCAGCAAAGACAAATTGATCTCAGGAATGCTGAAGAAATtgccaagaaagaaaaatgtgttgccatggaaacttCAGCTAAAGAAGCAGATAATGTGGATAACTTATTTATGAGTTTAGCAACACAGTTGAAGAGAAGACTCAAAAGTGAAGACACACAAAATAGAGTCCCTGAGCCAGCAGTTGATGGCCAGGCAGCAGGAGTTACATTAAGTGGACACAATATTTGTTCACGAGGACCAATGTCATGTTGCAGAGTATAA